One Cydia pomonella isolate Wapato2018A chromosome 14, ilCydPomo1, whole genome shotgun sequence DNA segment encodes these proteins:
- the LOC133525283 gene encoding uncharacterized protein LOC133525283, with product MASYSEIAETQKSLEKSVNKMLSKFEARMKSPASRATVSSLSEEFSSFKDHTLGMLKLLRSQISALSNTQDILEMRHRRKYLLFKGVPEDPGENIVSSITSIVTERLKIPDVSADSFKACHRLGKPSEGRARPILVRFADMRLKSLVWQKKTACKGSTFAISEFLTPHRQELFTQARKAFGMKSCWSLDGNIFVKLSSGVRERVESSEDIDRIKDPRNVRQSQSSSTPDPNVTEEQSRTVGDCGGQAGRSRREKPVA from the coding sequence ATGGCAAGCTACAGTGAAATAGCAGAGACACAAAAATCCTTGGAGAAATCGGTAAACAAGATGCTTTCTAAGTTTGAGGCTAGAATGAAGTCACCAGCATCCAGAGCCACAGTAAGTAGTTTGAGCGAAGAATTCTCCAGCTTCAAAGATCACACATTGGGCATGTTGAAACTTCTACGAAGCCAAATTAGTGCTCTCAGTAATACTCAAGATATCTTAGAAATGAGACATAGAAGAAAATATCTTCTCTTCAAAGGGGTGCCGGAGGATCCTGGTGAAAATATAGTTTCTTCAATCACCAGTATTGTAACAGAGCGACTCAAGATCCCCGATGTCTCTGCTGATTCTTTCAAGGCATGTCACAGGCTGGGTAAGCCGTCCGAGGGCCGGGCTAGACCCATTCTTGTACGCTTTGCAGACATGCGCCTAAAGTCCCTGGTTTGGCAGAAGAAGACAGCGTGTAAGGGAAGTACTTTTGCCATATCAGAGTTCCTTACACCACATCGACAGGAATTGTTCACTCAGGCGCGGAAGGCATTCGGCATGAAAAGCTGCTGGTCACTCGACGGGAACATCTTCGTTAAGCTGTCCTCAGGTGTGCGTGAGCGTGTGGAGTCAAGCGAAGATATTGATCGTATCAAAGATCCCCGCAACGTGCGCCAGTCACAGTCTTCGTCGACACCTGACCCTAATGTGACCGAGGAGCAGAGCAGGACCGTTGGTGACTGCGGCGGCCAAGCTGGCCGGTCTCGACGTGAAAAGCCGGTAGCCTAG